From the genome of Alkalimarinus coralli:
TTGAATGATTTGGTGCCTGATCGCTACCCATAGCAAGCTCAGAAGCACCATAAATATTGGCCAGACGTTCATCACTGAGCGCAGTGCTGGCACCATCGAAATACAGTTCACCGCCCTTTAAGGCAACAGCTCTTTGGCAGTACTTTCTTGCATACTCCACTTGATGCAGTGTCACGATGACGGTTTTATGGTCGTTCTGGTTAATATCTTTGAGGATATCCATCACGGTGCGTGCGGATTCAGGGTCAAGCGATGCAATAGGTTCATCAGCAAGAATAATTTCAGCTTGCTGCATCAACGCTCTGGCAATCGCAACTCGCTGTTGTTGACCACCCGATAAGGTATCGGCACGCTGGTAGGCATACTGCGCCATACCGACCCTTGCTAACGCTTTAAGTGCCTGGCGTTTTTCATCTTTAGTAAACAGGCTGAGCGTTCCACGCCAACTGGAAATGCGGCCTAAACTTCCCATCAGCACGTTATTGACGACACTCATACGATTAACAAGATTGAACTGCTGGAAGATATAACCAATTTTGGCCCGCGAACGACGCACGGTATGGGCGAGCTTGCCCTGCTGTTGAATGGTCTCACCCAAGATTGAAACTGAGCCCTGACCGCCTTTATCTCCCCAGGTTAACCCGGCCATATGGCGCAGCAACGTCGATTTACCCGACCCGGAAGGCCCAATCAGGGCAACCATTTCCCCACTCGCAACAGACAAGTCTATCCCTTTTAACGCACGGTTGGAGTTATTAAACGTTTTGTGAAGTGATTGTATCTGTACGACGTTGCCCATCTCTTCCTCGCATTCTTATCTATTATCACTGGCGATTAGTTAACCAACTTGTCTAGACCAGCTGGAGTAATATTGACCAGCTTGTCTAGACAATCATGCGAGAAGAATGTGACAGTTTCTTTCAACTACTATTAAGAACAGATAAACAAACGATTACACTAAAAAGACAAGCGACCACAGCCGTCAATGATCTATAATCCGGCGATAAAAGCGTTTTGCGATAACAGGTTAAATGAAAACCAAGGACTTCTATGAACTGGGATACGATTGTTAAAGAGTTTATTTCGCTGTGGGTCGTTATCGACCCCATTGGTTCGATCCCGGTTTTTATTGCCATAACGACGGGCTTGCAGGCATCAATGCAGCGAAAGATAGCCATCAAAGCCGCTTCAATTGCGGCGGCGATATTGCTATTTTTTCTGGTGTTGGGTCAGTTACTGCTTGAACAACTCAGTATTTCTCTTGATGCCTTTCAAATTGCAGGCGGCATTGTGCTGTTTCTATTTGCCCTAACGATGATCTTTGGTGACAGTAAACCCGACGAAGAGAAGAAACAGATTCAAGGTAATATTGGCCACTTGGCGGTATTTCCGCTGGCGATTCCATCGTTGGCTTCTCCCGGGGCGATGCTTTCAGTGGTGATGCTTACCGATAACCATCGTTTCTCGCTGCAAGAGCAGATTGTTACCGCTCTGGTGATGCTATCGGTCATATTTATTACGCTTATTCTGTTTCTAATGGCAGGGCCTATTCAAAGAGTTATCGGCAACGCGGGCGCCAGCGTTGTGAGTCGTGTGATGGGGCTTATTTTGGCATCGGTTGCAGTGAATAATATCTTGATTGGCATTACTGCCTACTTCCAGCTGGGCTAGGAACTAAGAACTAAGAACTAAGAACAGACATCAATGCCCCTTACTCAATCCCCAGTTGCAACTCGTAGGCGGGTTCTGCGGTGGGGTCATTAGTGTTCATCATCAAGATCATTCTGCTTTTGCCTGTTGGCGTATAACCGGCAGCGATGGTTTGTTCAATCAGTCGCCCCCATGCATCTGGAATGCCCGCGCCCGGGCCATTATAAACAAGGTAGGTACACTTGAAGGCGGCAGCTTTCTTTGCTCTGTAAGGCCCTTTGTTTCTTGGTTTACCTTTGTATGGGAACGCTAAACGGAACTTGAGCGGCTCTCCTTCTGCAATTTTATCGTTAAAAAGAATATGCAGTGACCCATCAATAGAACCACCCGACTTCACC
Proteins encoded in this window:
- the phnC gene encoding phosphonate ABC transporter ATP-binding protein; its protein translation is MGNVVQIQSLHKTFNNSNRALKGIDLSVASGEMVALIGPSGSGKSTLLRHMAGLTWGDKGGQGSVSILGETIQQQGKLAHTVRRSRAKIGYIFQQFNLVNRMSVVNNVLMGSLGRISSWRGTLSLFTKDEKRQALKALARVGMAQYAYQRADTLSGGQQQRVAIARALMQQAEIILADEPIASLDPESARTVMDILKDINQNDHKTVIVTLHQVEYARKYCQRAVALKGGELYFDGASTALSDERLANIYGASELAMGSDQAPNHSSEKPVNLGVSGAMAFAEAG
- a CDS encoding MarC family protein, which gives rise to MNWDTIVKEFISLWVVIDPIGSIPVFIAITTGLQASMQRKIAIKAASIAAAILLFFLVLGQLLLEQLSISLDAFQIAGGIVLFLFALTMIFGDSKPDEEKKQIQGNIGHLAVFPLAIPSLASPGAMLSVVMLTDNHRFSLQEQIVTALVMLSVIFITLILFLMAGPIQRVIGNAGASVVSRVMGLILASVAVNNILIGITAYFQLG